The genomic interval TCACGATCTTGAAAGGGTATTGTCCCTTGCAAATCACTTCAGGATAAAACCTTATATCTGTATAAACAAATTTGATCTCAATCTGGATATGTCAGAAAAAATTGAGAGCGTTGCAAAAGAGTTAGGTGCGAAGGTTATAGGAAAGATTAGATATGATAAATTAGTAACCAAAGCTCAAATAGAAGCAAAAACAATTGTAGAATCAAATATACCATCAGCACAGGATATAATTGATATGTGGGAAAGATTAAAAGTTAATTAATAAGGAGTCATATTGAAAAACGTCATAGCCCTTTTTGATATTCAAAATATAAGCTCACCTGACATTGGCTCTCTTTTGCTAAACAGTGTAAGCGATGGCATATATGCGGTTGATATGGATTTCAAGATAATTTTTTTCAATAAAGCAGCCGAACATATCACGGGGGTGTCAGAAAAAGAAGCAATGGGCAAAAAGTGCTATGACGTTTTCAGATCAAACATGTGCATAAACAACTGCCCCATAAGGGAGACGCTTGAAAAAAATGAATGCACAAAAAGACACGGCTATATAATAGATTCTTCAGGGAACAAGGTTTTTATCAGCGTGTCAAACGTCTTGATAAAAAATTTATCAAATGAAATAGTAAGCGTAGCACAAGTATTTAGAGATCAATCTGAAATAATGGCATTAAGAGAAGAAATCCTAAAAGTTGAAGAAGATTTTTGTTTTAAGAGCAAAAATCTGATGATGCAAAAAAGCTTTTCGTTTTTAAAAAGTGCCCTGCCAAATACAAACAAACTCTATATTATCGGCGAGCAAGGAACAGGTAAGAGCGCCCTTTTCAAATGGATACTGAAGAGCAAAGGCATCAAGAATTTTGCAGAATTTTCTTTGAAGACTGTTAAAGACTTAAACCTTGAAAGGATATTTTCTGATTTTAACGCTGTACACATAATGGATATGGATTACATAACAAAAGACTTTAAGGAAAAATTGTCTAATTTTCTGAAAAAGCTGGGCAATCTTGATGAAAATAACAAATTAATAATTTTTTCATCGTCAGAAGATTGTCTTCCAAGAGATGAGTTTTATTTTATTATAAATGAATTCAGATTCGAAATAATACCTTTAAGATTTCGAAAGGAAGACATTATTTTTTGTGCAGAAAGCTTCCTCTTTCACTTCAGTAAAATCTATGACAAAAAAATATCTGGTTTTACTCAAAATGCCATAAATGCGCTCAATAGCTATGATTATCCAGAAAATATAGAAGAGTTAAGAAATATTATTGAAAGGGCCATCCTTATGTGCTCAGAAGAAATTATTGACGTAGCTCACCTGCCAGAATATATACAAAAGGATTTTAATATAAAAGAGGGGGTAAATCATAAAGAAAAAGAGATTATCCTAAACGCTCTCAAAAAAAATGGCTTTAATAGAGACTTGGCAGCAAAGGACCTTGGTTTGACAAGGAGCACTTTTTTTAGAAAGCTAAAAAAATTAGAAATTGTCGTACCTCGGTCAAATAGATCGATAAAAGATTAATATGGCTGAGTTTTATGTTAATAATTTTTGTGATAAAATAATTAATCATGAGAAAAGTGATCTTTTTGATGGTATTTCTTTTAACGCTAATTCAAACAAATGCCATGGCGGCATCTATAAGTGTCAGTCAAGGCGATCCTATTAGTTCGTATGTAATACCATACAGCACTTATCCATTTACGCAATCGCTTTTCTTCCAC from Thermodesulfobium sp. 4217-1 carries:
- a CDS encoding PAS domain-containing protein, translating into MKNVIALFDIQNISSPDIGSLLLNSVSDGIYAVDMDFKIIFFNKAAEHITGVSEKEAMGKKCYDVFRSNMCINNCPIRETLEKNECTKRHGYIIDSSGNKVFISVSNVLIKNLSNEIVSVAQVFRDQSEIMALREEILKVEEDFCFKSKNLMMQKSFSFLKSALPNTNKLYIIGEQGTGKSALFKWILKSKGIKNFAEFSLKTVKDLNLERIFSDFNAVHIMDMDYITKDFKEKLSNFLKKLGNLDENNKLIIFSSSEDCLPRDEFYFIINEFRFEIIPLRFRKEDIIFCAESFLFHFSKIYDKKISGFTQNAINALNSYDYPENIEELRNIIERAILMCSEEIIDVAHLPEYIQKDFNIKEGVNHKEKEIILNALKKNGFNRDLAAKDLGLTRSTFFRKLKKLEIVVPRSNRSIKD